CACCTGGTACAGTATGTCCTCCTGGTGGGGtgtggaaggagaaaaaaatcctcctgggaGTGCAGAGGTCTCCACAGTTCAGTTTTTCAGATGTGGCACAATGGAtaaaggcaggagagctgcatgGAAGGATCTTTTACATCCCATTTGTTGGACCAAGAGAGGTTTCTCTGTTAGCAAACGAGTTGCATTATCTTCTACAGCTTTCATTATAGGACAATAACTTCCCAAATTAGGAGTTCTTCCTACCAGCTAATTACACCCTAATGATCTCATTTATCCTGGAGGAAGCTGTTCCAGCTCGCTGCAGGTGCACACAGATGCTCTCTCCTGATGTAAACCCCTCTCTGAAACCTTGCTGCTGGGagtgaaaacacatttttgtgaGCGTGGGGATTTCTTAATTGGCTGTCTGGAGGGATTGCCAGTGTCCATCCCATGGCATCTGGGATGTGTCTGGGAGCCTCttctgctccagaggcttggtcccctgagctgtgcttcccccccagcacagggacagagcccttGGGAGTGGCTTCATGCTCCCATTGGGGTTTTTACAGTTACAGTCCCATTTGCTGGCATTAATTTGGGGATAACAACGAGGCAGAAGTGTTTTGAGTGGCAGTTGTGAGTTTGGGATGCAGTTCATGAACCATGTGCTGAGAGAAGCCCAGGATTGTAAGGAATGACCCAGTAGTAAAGTGTGTGTTTATTCAGCAGTGCCAGATACGTGCTTCCCTGAAGATGCTTTGATATCAAGAGGAGTTGGGGttgagtttgtttttgttttgtcaaGACTAATTTTAAATTAGTCTTGACAAAACTTGTCTTCATCAGGACATTGTTTACAACCTATAAACTACCCCAGAAATGTAGTAGTAAGAAAAGCCAGGCAAGAAAGCTGATGGGGATTAATGTTTTCTGAATGTTGGTGCATTCCCTGGGAAAGCTTTCAGCTCTGATGCCTTTATCCTTGTCTCCATTTCTTCATTTGCAGGAAGCGTGACGTCATGCAGAACATTATGCAAATCTTGGAGTCGGTCCAGTTGAAGTGGGAGCTGTTTCAGAGCTGGACGGACTTCTCCAGGCTCCACCTTTCCAACAAACTGGCCATTTTTGGCATTGGCTACAACACCCGCTGGAAGGAGGATATCCGTTACCACTACGCCGAGATCAGCTCCCAGGTGCCCCTGGGCAAGCGGCTCCGGGAATATTTCAACTCGGAGAAACCCGAGGGTCGGGTGATCATGACCCGAGTACAGAAAATGAActggaaaaatgtttattaCAAATTCCTGGAGATCACCATCAGCGAAGCCCGATGCTTGGAGCTGCACATGGAGATCGACTGGATTCCCATCGCTCACTCCAAGCCCACTGGAGGGAACGTGGTGCAGTATTTATTACCAGGAGGGATCCCAAAAAGCCCCGGCCTGTACGCCATTGGATACGAGGAGTGCCACGAGAAGCTCCCCTCCCCTCTGGCCGAGCACCGGGCGCCCGACCCCGGCAATGAGACTCcaggggagctggaggtgccCTCCCCACAGGCCTCCCTCCGGGTGGATATGGAATCCGCCCGGATTATCTACTGTTACCTCGGCATCGCCGAGGTCCGGActctccagcagtgcctgtttTTACACTTCCAGGCAAACACCAAAACCTTCAGCAAAGATTGGGTCGGGATCAACGCCTTTTTATCTCAGAACTGCGTCGTAGAGCCCGGCGTCTCACCCAAATCCATCTACATCAAATTTGTGGAAGTGGAGAGGGATTTTCTGTCTGCCGGCTCTTTGGTAGAGTGCCTGGAAAAAGCCATCGGGTACCCCTTAAAATTTAACAACTGAGTCTCGTCCTTCATAAGGATCAGGGCTTAGCGCCCCGTTTTCCATCTCACTGGGATCCCCCGGGGCTCGGGGACGTTTCGGCCTCCCCTGTGCGGGGCtggcagcgcccggcccgggggcGGCCTCGGTACATTCCACACACGGGACAGTGCACACGGCGCCTCCACACCGCCCCGAGGGCCTGGGCTTCCCTTATCCCACGGTGTCTCATTTGGATGCATCCGTCTCGAAGTGTTCCTCTGGATCTGACTCAATAAGCAATAGATAACGGCGAGGGAAAACCCAACTCCCAGCCCGGGACTGTTTTTCAAAGTCACCCTTAGATACCTTGTATATAATTTAGGACTTCACTTTTTTCACCATCGAGTGTTCTCCTCTCTCCAAACAGTGTTGCCTGCAAAGACTTTGGGTTCTGTGACGTATTCCACATCCTTAGTAGCGTTGCCatatctgcttttattttattttattttatttttataacattaaaataattcctggcttttttattttttctttattttttcctcactattttttccctatttttctctttactgtctttttttaatcttttttttcctcttgtttctctcctttttctcttctttttctttttctctctattcctctttttttttatcttctttttgtcttgtcttttttgtttgttttttaaatttctgtataattttcctttgttttttttttctttcgcttcttttatttttattatttctattttcactttttaccctttttttgtcttcttctcCTTTcggtttccttttttccttttcttttttttttttttttttcctttcaatcgAGTTCCATAACTCTCTGTGAGAACAACTTGGCAGCTGGGAAAAAAcaatgattatttttatttgttttgttgtcGACCCATTGCTTATGGATACAATCAAAGCTGTGAGAAGGggaaggtggggagggggagggagagggaggggggtgggggaggaCGCATTTATGCCTTTTCAGCGtgttcctgctccagccccgcgCCGGGGCCGCTGGGTTTTATTTCCTGGAGCTCATCCATCGGTGACGTTGTGACATACGATGAATGTGTCGGTCCtaataaaatcaaacaaacacgTACAGAGCTTTCCACacatccttctccttctctgggGCAGCTTGGGGAGGTGCCCAGCTCTTCTCTGTGGATTTTCCCATCAGGGCTTTGCTCCTGGGGTCATTGTTGGAGGAATTGCtaaattgtttttaatgagGGGTGAGCACCGCCAGAGCCGTTGCTTTCCCTGCAGAGGTTCCCAGAAGCCTTGAAAGAAGTGAGGGTCAGTGCCCATCTGGAAGTTGGCATCACCTTTGAGCCCTGAGATGTGGAGTGAGGAAGGGGAGCAGGTCACCAGTGGGTCACCAATGCACTCTCCCCACTCTCAGCCTTCAGACAGAGGGAGAACGAGGTGAGTTGCCCcaaagctgctgagctgggagcgtggggtgcagcagaggctgaggaTGCTGTCAGGGAGAGGTGGGGTCCCGGTGGGATCAAGGCAGGTCGATCCCCAAAGCCTCCTTGCTGCCGGgatcctgcagtgctggaggccaggctggatttaCGGCGAGGGCGAGGAGGGATTAATTCTGcccccgccgcctcctcctcctccgccagTGTCTAATCTCTGCTGGGGCTTCGAGGTCTGACCCTGCTCGGATCGAGGACCGGGATAACCCTGGCTGAGCCGGGCAGGATCCACCCGAGGCTCCGAGAACCAGGTACTCAAAATTGCCCTTTTTTgaatattgtttatttttcaggatCGATGCGTTTATCTGAAGGCCGGGGGGTGTTGGATGAGTGTGAGGGATGCAGAACGGGATGTTCCACCCTGCCGGCGTGGGAGGGATGAGAATGGGGCGGGTTTGGGGTCCCCGCGCTCCCCATGTGGGGGTGACATTTGACATCGCGGTGCCGCGCCGCACCCCCCTTAACCGTGCTATAACTACTAATAACCCACACAACTAATGAATAACCGCGCGCTGTGGGGCGGGGGAGGGCCGGACCCCCGGGGGAGGGTCCGTGCGGGGCCGGGACACCCCCACGGGGTGTGGTGGGCTCGGGCCCGCCCCCACCTGCGCGGTCCCGCCCCCGGCGCCCCCCCCCGGCACCTgctgcggcggcggctccggccaTGGGCGCGCTGCGGCGGGCGGCGCTGGCGCTGGCGGCGCTGCTGGGTGAGCGAGCCCCGGGGCGCGGGGGGCACCGAGCGGGACCGGGGGATGCCGGGCAGGACgcggcagagctgtggggatgcAGCGGGCGAGGTCCGGCGGTGCTGGCGGGGGGATCGGGGTAGCGCGGTGGGCACGGGGCAGGACGCGCTGGGACCGGCGGGACGCGGGAAAAGCGGGATGGAGCGGGCAGGACGAGCGGGAGTTTTTGGGAAAGCATCGGGCAGGACCCGGAGATACCGAGGGGGCACCGGGCACGGTGTGGGAGCAGTCGGAGGCACCCGGGATCCCGACACCGCAGGGAAGCCTTAGGGTGGCGCCGGGAAGGACCACCCTAAATCCATGGACCATGGGGTACCAGGGGCGGGGGTCACAGCACCCACCTGCCTCTGTGCCCCCAGTCCCCTACCCCAGCAGGCAGGTtggggggaaagaggggagagaTCCACCCCCCTCCCCTTTTAGGAGTGCCCGGAGTGGAGAAAATCTGAGTCTTTCTGGGAAAAGCCATTTGTACCTTGGAGCTGCCAAACAATCGCTtccaacacccccaaacccgATGTACCCCCATATGGGGACACGCCACGGACTCCAAAGTGAGAGTCCACAGTTCACCTCCCTGCGTGGCACTGGGCAGGAAAAATCCACTTGTTTTCCCTTGTTTACTGGTGCTGCACAGCCATCCCAGCTGGTTTTGAGGTGAGGGATCTCAACGCTTCTCTGTCCGTgggtttttcccttcttccaCCCCTAATTTCCCACCCTATTTGAGTCTTTTTGGAACTTGCCACGGTTTCTCCAAAAGAAAACATCCTTTGGCGTTCCCAGCGAAGGAGAGGCCTTTGGAGAAaggaaatggccccaaaaacaatggcagcagcatttccttccaCAGAACACTGGGTGGGGGTCCTGGAGCCGCCATTTGTTCCTCCTTGAAGGTTTTCTTCCTTGATAAAAGTTAATTAAAGCTTGCTTGTATGAGGCATGGGGGTCTCTCAGCCCTTAAATCCCACCAGGGCGCTCCTTTGCCGCATCCCGATGGCGTTTTCTGCATGAAATCGTGATGGattcccaccaaaaaaatcacacttgAGCCCTGGGATGTGACATCATGGGCACTGATAGCtcaaaaatgcagcaaaaagaCCCTTTTGAACCCCAAATGTGTGTTTTTCCTTTAGTTTTGCTTTCAAGCAATCCTTCCTCGTCCCGTGGGATCCTCATGAGATCGTGATGGGGAAAAGCAAAATGAGGGATGTTTGTCAtccttgttttcttcccagtccCTATCCAATCCCATCCCCAGTCCCTTCCTCAATCCTATTCCCAATCTcgtccccatcccatcccatcccatctccgCCTCTCCCTCCCACACCAGGGGTGAAGCACGTTTCCATCTATAGCAAAGTCACATATGATTAttgcattatttaattttttttccccaaatttggTCTCTCTGGAGGATAGGGCACTTTCTGGCCCCCCCCTGCCCCCGGGGTCGTGAGAAATGGCGCTGTGGATTTTCCCAAGGGACGCTGCACAGCCCGGCATCTCCTATCTGCCCGTTTATAAATAGTCAAAgttaagggaagaaaaagaaaaaaaaaatccccaaaaataatttttaaaaaagggaaggcTGCCTTGCAGTGCTGAGATGCTCCTTGACCTTTTTCCAAGCTTTTTCAAGGGTCCCTTTTCCGGCCAGATTCCCGCTGTGTATTTTAAATCCCAAGCTTGGTCTTTTGGGATTTAATTTGGGTCTGGGTTTCACATGACTCCAGCGCCTTAATCCTATCAACTGGGGTCATCAAACCCCAACCACCTCCGGGATTTAATTCCCCTGCAGTTCATGGTTTAGAGacttggggagggggctgcagggggaatttgcttttttgggggttcagggTGTGCCAGAGCCAGGAAACAGCTTTTATTTGGGGGTGAAAGGATAAAATTTTAGATGAGGATAGGGTGATTGATATCAGCAGGGATTAATGTTAAGATTGCAGGGAtttaaaggtgattttttttccatagggaATGAATTCAAAGGGAAATTGAaagctgtttttaaattttttgtcaCGGgaaaatttaaagtattttagaaTGCTAAATTGTaagatatttatttaatagGGGGAAAAATGTGGCTATATTTAAGGTAAATTTAAATCTATTCTGCTTTTccatatgcaaaaaaaaatcccagcagatgGGCTGGGGCGGGGGGAAAACACCCGGGCAGGTGTTtagctcagggcagctggatCAAAACCCAGGTTTTGAgcccaaagagcagcaggaggggctgagggcccCAGGCCCCCCTGGATGAGTATGAGCACCACGAGCAGCTTAATTTTTTCGATCTGGTTAAAGCATTAGAGGATTTGCAGCGTCGAGGtggccaaaggcagagctgtgccagggggttCGTCCCGTGCCTGCAGCTCCAAACGCAGCCCCACCAGCCTTTCTTGGGGTCACACCCGTCTGAGACGGCGAATTTGGGTGAATTCTGCAagaaaaaggggatttgggggagagGGCACCCTTCAGATCTGATCCACCTCCCTCTCCCCCATACACTGGAGGGGAGATGATGGTGGAGCCGGGATCTCCTGTTGCCACAGGAGTTTTAAGGATGGCAGAGCAAaggtgcagccccagagcacaatTAACATAATTAACGTGCTCCTCATTAGCTTTCAGGGTTAACACCCCCGGGtttgcagcagggagcagctctgaggcacacagggctgtgttAATGCCTTGGGGTGCGATGGGAATCCTCTGGCTGGTGCCAGaacatttttccctctctggagcCTGGATTTCCCCAGGAATCCCCAGCATCTTTTTGGTGCCCAAAAAGCCATGCTGCTGGAGGATGTGGAGTGAAACACCTGGATTTTCCCAGCTGTTGGGGATGCACAGGGGTGTAGAAGCTATGGAGTCATTTATCAATGCCATCTGCATAATCAATGAACTATagtattaataattattttattattatcattataatCATTATACTTATCACTCTTTTATTACTAATATCATTATAATCACTGTTATAACTGTTTTTGTAACTATTATAACTGTTACAAtagtttttattaaattacAATTATAATTCTTCAACCAGGTCTATTACCTGTTATCTCTAATATATCTAATAGAAATCACAATACAATAATTGAATATAATCTATTTGCTTCTAGATTATCCCAGTTTAACACACTTTTATAATGATGGAGATCTGGGCTGAAAAGACCTTGATTTTCCCAGTTGTTGGGAATGCAGGGAGGTTTAGGGGCTGTGCCATCTGCATAATTAAtgaacattattattattattattattattattattattattactattactattattactattgttATTatatctatttctatttctatttctatttctatttctattcaTATTATCATTATTATGACTGTAGTTGTTATTGTATTGGAATCATTGTTACAATTATTATAATcgctattattattatcattattaataTAACTTTTATCATAGTTATTCCCacttttataattattattctCACTTTGATCATTACTCTCATTATTCTGAGCACTATTATCACTTTCACATCCCCGCTATTATCCCTATTCTTACAAAAATATACCTATATTTATAACTGTTATAAATTATATGTTCTCAATGATCTATTTTGTTCTGGAAATTCCAATTTAATGAGTCGCCATCCCatatttctttccactttctctaAATTTCATACAATTATCTGCATAATTACATATAAATACACTATAATTACCATTATTTTTCCATACTCTCTATTGGATCTGATACCACAGCTTTctataattaataaataatattatcaATGATTTGGGACCTGCAGGCGCCTCCAGcatctcccccccccccaaaccctccaggaTTTAAAGGTTTATGTTCTTAGCCTGGGTGAGCTATTTTTACGCATCCTCACCAGACTGGGCCTTatttctcccagtttttcaccagagaaaggaaatgtaattatttttttttttaattcctgagaAGACTTATCAGCCGGAGCAGAGtttcctgcctggagctggaagGCTCCGTCCGGAAATGGCACCCATGCCTTGCCAGGAGGGGGATGAACGGATGCGGGAGGAGGCTAAAAATACCCCCCAGCTCCTTGTTTCCCTCTTCCCACCCTggaaaaatccaattaaaacCTCTGAGCTCTTAGGGAAAAGTGTGAGGTTATTGAAAGCTCCCGaaatccttccttttccccccaaactgAGGGTTTGGGATGAGGGGGCAGCATCATTTTTCCCCCTGCATCCCGATGTGAGGCATCCCTGGGgcgctggcagggcagggccagccgGGGTCACGATCGATGCTggatggatgcagggatggagctgctggcatgCAGGGCCTGCTGATGTTCCCctgggaaaaacaaaccagccccagcacaaactcagcctggcctgggctgaTTAATTTTCTGGCCGAGCCTTAGGGGCAAAGCTGGGGAATGATCTTCCCTCAGGAGCTGAGCATCCCTCTCCGGTCTGTGGTACCACCCTTACCCCATCAACCCCTCCAGTGGGGCTTGGGGGATGCTGGGATGCAGGAGACACAGTgacagggattggggtgggatATTTGGGGTCAAATGAGAGGAAGCCACTCATGGATTATCCCAGTTTAGTGCTGGCAGCAAAAATGGGATGCTGGGAAAGGCTTGTGAGGCGCACATGGGGGAGCCCTACAAATAAATCCCATGGGATCTGGTGCAGCATCACGGGAGGCTGGGAGTAGCCCAGTACTGAGCTAAGGGGGTGTCTGCCTGCTGGAGGGGGCTGTATCCTGGGGAGGGTGACTTGTGCCTTAGGAATTGCCGAGCTGAGCGTGGGGCGGaagctggggtgggagggagcagcaatGTCCCGCGTCCTCCGGAGCAGGCGGAAAGCCCTTCctgtggcagggaaggaggcagaATGTTCTCTTGGCTCAGCTTCCTGGTGATAACCTGGGATTGTTGTTTTTGTCTTGGGAATGGGGGTTTTTCTCACAGTGAGGTTTTGTGGAGAAGTAGCACCTGGGGTTGAgtcatttccccatttcttccctctcccaTGGGCAGGTGTCTCCTTGGCCGTGCTGGAGGTGCACGTGGGGACGAGCCTGGTGCTCTCTGtggaggggcagcaggcagtgctgcctgtcTGGTacagcagcctctcccagcaAGAGCCCTACATCACCTGGATGCTGAACAAGAAACCTGCTCCCTTCCAGGTGAGGAgagggcagggcctgcaggacCGGAGATGGAGGGGACCAAGCTGGTCAGTGAccatggaggggctgctggtggtgcCCATGATGGGGGGAAGATTATGGTGCCCACCATGGGGCAGTGGGCACAGTGCCCGTGGTGGAAGGATGCCCATGATAATGAGGTGGCCATGATGGAAGGAAGCTCATGGTGCCCACCATTGATGCTCATGATGGGATGATGCTCATGGTGCCCATGCAGGGAAATGCCCACAAATGGGTAAATGCCCATGAGGGGGGGGACATCATGGTGGCCCCCCCACAGTGGATAAGTGTCCATGGTAAGGACGTGGTGCCCATGATGGGGAGATGCCCACAAAGGGGAGATGCTCATGGTAGGGACGTGCCCATGGGGAGATGTGTGGGATTCCCACAGTGGGGCCATGCTTGTGGTGCCCATGGTGGAGAGTTGGCCCATAATGGGGTGAAGTTCATGGCGCCCACCATGGAGAGGTGACCACTATGGGGGACATGCTCATGGTGCCCACCATGGGGACATACCCATGGTGCCATCCCCATACCCACTTGTAGTGCCCGTGATGGGGTGGTGTCCACCATGGGGGGATCTCATGGTGCCCACCATGGAGGGCACCCTTGATGGGGGTGCTCATGGTGATGTGCAGATGCCCACAATGAGGTCATGCCCACAGTGCCTGCAGTAGGGAGGTGCTTGTGGTGCCCACAGCGGGGAGAGACACAAGATGGGGAGACATCCAGGATGGGGAGATGCCTGTACAGGCAGGTGTTTGTGGTGTCCATGGTGGGAAATGCTTACACTGGGGAGATGACTGTGGTCCTCATGATCAGGAGGTGCCTATGGTGGGGAGGTGCTCATTGTGCCCATGAGGGGAGATGCCCACACTGGGGTCATGCCCAAGGTGCCTGCAATAGGAAGGTGGGAGATACCCCTGGTGGGGAGATGTCCTTGGAAAATGCCCATGGTGCCTACAATGGGAAATGTCCACAATGGGGGCACCACTTGGGGTGCTCCTGATGGGGAGATGCTCATGATGGGACAGTTGCTCACa
The genomic region above belongs to Zonotrichia leucophrys gambelii isolate GWCS_2022_RI chromosome 24, RI_Zleu_2.0, whole genome shotgun sequence and contains:
- the MSANTD2 gene encoding myb/SANT-like DNA-binding domain-containing protein 2 isoform X1, with amino-acid sequence MAAPCGSSQLPPAEPPLRVPKMEVLSPGSPGALSDGNPSLSDPSTPSGASPLGAGPAAGGAALGARGGASPSVSFSPGGAAAAAAAAACRGMSWTPAETNALIAVWGNERLVEARYQQLEGAGTVFGSKAPGPAMYERVSRALAELGYERTPSQCRERIKTLRRCYSRVKEHGVGKRKSSYTFEQLEQVFGQGGWDSQPCQPVLINSSGLYQELESDGSTMEEYSQEDWGNHSQDLHCYQTGEQELDEMPTTKRTLKIKQESSEDTQKRDVMQNIMQILESVQLKWELFQSWTDFSRLHLSNKLAIFGIGYNTRWKEDIRYHYAEISSQVPLGKRLREYFNSEKPEGRVIMTRVQKMNWKNVYYKFLEITISEARCLELHMEIDWIPIAHSKPTGGNVVQYLLPGGIPKSPGLYAIGYEECHEKLPSPLAEHRAPDPGNETPGELEVPSPQASLRVDMESARIIYCYLGIAEVRTLQQCLFLHFQANTKTFSKDWVGINAFLSQNCVVEPGVSPKSIYIKFVEVERDFLSAGSLVECLEKAIGYPLKFNN
- the MSANTD2 gene encoding myb/SANT-like DNA-binding domain-containing protein 2 isoform X2; its protein translation is MQNYTLRRCYSRVKEHGVGKRKSSYTFEQLEQVFGQGGWDSQPCQPVLINSSGLYQELESDGSTMEEYSQEDWGNHSQDLHCYQTGEQELDEMPTTKRTLKIKQESSEDTQKRDVMQNIMQILESVQLKWELFQSWTDFSRLHLSNKLAIFGIGYNTRWKEDIRYHYAEISSQVPLGKRLREYFNSEKPEGRVIMTRVQKMNWKNVYYKFLEITISEARCLELHMEIDWIPIAHSKPTGGNVVQYLLPGGIPKSPGLYAIGYEECHEKLPSPLAEHRAPDPGNETPGELEVPSPQASLRVDMESARIIYCYLGIAEVRTLQQCLFLHFQANTKTFSKDWVGINAFLSQNCVVEPGVSPKSIYIKFVEVERDFLSAGSLVECLEKAIGYPLKFNN